In Deinococcus aquiradiocola, the sequence CCGCGAGCTGACGCGCGGCGCCGCTCGCCTGCGTGCCCGGCGTGCCGGTGGAGGGGCTGGTCGTGCCGGGCGTGGTCGTCACGGGCGGGGCGGTGGGGGACTGCGGGATGCCTGCCTGAACGTACAGGCCCGTCAGGGTGTGCCGGTCCGGGTTCTGGTCCGGGTCGACCTTCAGGGCCGCGTCCGGCAGGGAGCTGTCCGGCAGGACCGCCACGATCAGCGGGCCCTGCGCCTTCAGCTGCGTGCCGAGCGCGTCGGCCTCGGCGTCCGTGAGGTCGCCCGCGCCGCGCAGTGCGTTGGCGGGAGCAGGCGTGGCGAGCACCGTCTGACCCTGCGTGACGGGACCCGTCAGGCGGTACCACATGCCGTTCTCGCTGGCGTACACGGCGTCCACGTTCCCGAGCGCCTGCACGCTGTACCCGCCCGTGCCGCGCGTGACGTTCACGCGGGCGGCCGTGGCCGAGGTGGTGCCGGAGTACGTGGCCTTGCCGTCCACGCTGAGCGTGCCGTCCAGCCCGAGCGCGTCGCCGCTCACCTGCGGGCGCAGCGTCACGACCTTGTCACCGAGTTTGACGCTGCCCTGCGCGTTCCCGCCGAGCGTGCCGTACACCCACGCGACGCGCTGCTGGCTGCCGCCGTAGAAGAGGGCCTCGTGGACGGAGAGGTTGGTGGGCGTCTGCATGGTGCATCCTGTCATGAGGGCCAGTCCGAGGAGCAGGCTTCCGGCTACGCGTTTCTTCATGAGGCCAGCCTACCGGTCCGGGCTGACGTCTGACTGAAGGGAACTTTAGGCTCCGTGAATGTGACGGGGCGCACCCGGGCGCATGCCTGCCCGGGCCGCCCCTGCGTGGGGTCAGTCGCGCGTCTGCAGCAGTTCCCGCGCGTGCTGCAGGGCCACGTCGGAGGTGTTGCCGCTCAGCATCCGAGCGAGTTCCTCCAGCCGTTCCGACTCGCTCAGCAGGCGCACGCGCGTCAGGGTGCGCCCGCCTTCCAGGGCCTTCTCGACCTTGTAGTGGTGGTCCGCGCGGGCTGCGAGCTGCGCGAGGTGCGTCACGACCAGCACCTGCCGTTCCCGCGCGAGCCGCGACAGCTGTGCCGCGACCGCCAGGGCCGCCGCGCCGCCGATCCCGGCGTCCACCTCGTCGAACACCACGGCGGGCGTCGTCGCGCCCAGCACGGTGCTGATGGCCAGCATCACGCGCGACAGCTCACCGCCCGACGCCACGTCCGCGAGCGGCCCGGCCTCCTCGCCGGGGTTCGCCCCGAAGTACAGCGTGGCCTCCTCCAGCCCGTGCGGGCCGGGCGTGTCCAGCTCCCTGAACTGGAAGTTCAGGCGCGCGTGCGGCATGCCCAGCTCACGGATCACGGCGAGCAGTGCCTCTGCCAGCGGTCCGGCCAGCGCGCGGCGTGCCGTGCCGAGCGCGAGGCCCTCGCGGCGCGCGGCGCCCTCCAGCGCGTCCACGTCGGCCGCCAGGGTGCCCGCGTCCTGCTCGTCGCGCAGCACGCCGCGCAGCTCGTCCTCCACCTGCGCCTGGAAGGTCAGCACGTCGTCCAGCGTCGGGCCGTACTTGCCGCGCAGGCGCGCGAGCAGACTCAGGCGCGTCTCCACCCGGTCGAGTTCCTCCGGGTCGGGCGCGCTGTCCTCCGCCAGGCCCCGCAGTTCGCCCGCCACGGCCTGCACGGCCTCCAGCGCGGTTCGCAGTTCGGTCTGCAGCTGCGCGGACGTCTCGTCGTACCTCGCGCCCGCGTTCAGGGACCGCACGGCCTCCGAGATGAGCTGCACGGCACTCACCTCGCCGTCCGCCAGCAGTTCCAGCGCGCCCGCCGCGCCCTGCGAGGTGCTCTCCAGGTTCGCGAGGCGGTTCAGTTCCAGCTGCAGCGGTTCCTCCTCGCCCGGCTGCACGGCCGCCTCCCGCAGTTCCCGCGCCTGGAAGTCCAGCAGGTCGAGCCGCTGCGCGCGCTCCCGTTCGGAGCGGCGCAGGTCGTCCAGTCGTGTGCGGGCCGCCTGCCACTCGCGGTACGCGGCCGCGTAGCGTTCGCTCTCGGCGGGCAGGCGTGCGTCCAGCAGGCGGCGCTGGTGTGCGGCGCTCAGCAGGCTCTGCGCGCTGTGCTGCCAGTGGATGGTGAGGTGCGTGGACGCCCATTCGCCCAGTTCGCGCAGGCTGACGACCTCGCCGTCCAGGCGGGCGGTGCTGCGGCCCTGCGTGGTCACGCGGCGCGACGCGGTCAGGTCGCCCGCGAAGCCCGTCACGAGCAGGTCGTCCTCGCCGGTGCGGATCAGGTCGCCGCCGCCCCGCTGTCCCAGCAGCAGGCCGAGCGCGTCCACGATGATGCTCTTCCCGGCGCCCGTCTCGCCCGTGAAGGCCGAGAAGCCGGGCCGCAGGTCGAGGTCCAGGTGCTCGATGGTGGCGAGGCGACGCACCTCCAGGCGCGTCAGGCCACCCTCCTGCATTCTGTCCACAGACGGAGGGGCGGTCACGATTTCGTTCTGGCGCTTGGCAGCCACGTCCAGAAGTCTAGCAGGGGAGACCCGCCACGCACCGCACACGGCCCATGAACTGCCGGATCACGGGCCACCCGCGCCCCGTTCACGCCGTCCGCGTCACAGTCCGCAGCTCAGCCCGCCCGGGGCCGACGTGCAGCGCACCCGCAGCGTCGCGCCCGCCCGCACGGACACCGTCACCGTGTCCGCCGCCGTGCCCGCCCGGACCGTCACCGTGTACGTGCCTGCGTCCAGCGTCAGGGACGCGGGCGTCCCCCCGACCGGCTGCCCGTTCACGCTCACCTGCGCGGGCACGCTGCTCGACACCTCGAGCTGCCCGGTCGTGACGGGCCTCGGCGCGAGCCGCACGTCCACGCTCGTCAGACCGTTCGCCTGTACCCTCACCGTCCGTTCCTCAGGCACGAACCCGGACGCCACCACCGTCAGCCGGTACGTGTCTGCCGGAACGTCCAGCACGACCGGCGCGTTCCCCACCGCCCGGCCGTCCAGCCGCACCCCTGCCCCGACCGGGTCGGCGTACACCTGCACCTGCCCGAAGGGCCGCACGGTCAGGTCGTCCGTCGTGACGTTGTAACTGCGCGGCGGGAGGTCCCGCGTGGCGGCTTCCAGCACGCTCCCCAGGTCGCGGTCCGACCGCACGCCCGCCAGCG encodes:
- a CDS encoding protease complex subunit PrcB family protein, with amino-acid sequence MKKRVAGSLLLGLALMTGCTMQTPTNLSVHEALFYGGSQQRVAWVYGTLGGNAQGSVKLGDKVVTLRPQVSGDALGLDGTLSVDGKATYSGTTSATAARVNVTRGTGGYSVQALGNVDAVYASENGMWYRLTGPVTQGQTVLATPAPANALRGAGDLTDAEADALGTQLKAQGPLIVAVLPDSSLPDAALKVDPDQNPDRHTLTGLYVQAGIPQSPTAPPVTTTPGTTSPSTGTPGTQASGAARQLAGGTNASAEGFAVIVARDSGSLGTLYATAYGRQTNRPTPPALASGHSAVGVFLGQRPTGGYSVSLNNARIVGGVLELSLNVSAPGAGTITTQALTSPWIIADVTGTFSSVVVKDAATGRPLNGN
- a CDS encoding DNA repair protein RecN, which encodes MQEGGLTRLEVRRLATIEHLDLDLRPGFSAFTGETGAGKSIIVDALGLLLGQRGGGDLIRTGEDDLLVTGFAGDLTASRRVTTQGRSTARLDGEVVSLRELGEWASTHLTIHWQHSAQSLLSAAHQRRLLDARLPAESERYAAAYREWQAARTRLDDLRRSERERAQRLDLLDFQARELREAAVQPGEEEPLQLELNRLANLESTSQGAAGALELLADGEVSAVQLISEAVRSLNAGARYDETSAQLQTELRTALEAVQAVAGELRGLAEDSAPDPEELDRVETRLSLLARLRGKYGPTLDDVLTFQAQVEDELRGVLRDEQDAGTLAADVDALEGAARREGLALGTARRALAGPLAEALLAVIRELGMPHARLNFQFRELDTPGPHGLEEATLYFGANPGEEAGPLADVASGGELSRVMLAISTVLGATTPAVVFDEVDAGIGGAAALAVAAQLSRLARERQVLVVTHLAQLAARADHHYKVEKALEGGRTLTRVRLLSESERLEELARMLSGNTSDVALQHARELLQTRD
- a CDS encoding PEGA domain-containing protein; the protein is MRLLLRLLLTGLVCLSLAACAPAALRVQPGVPFLAGTTFDVPRAPGGLFRKPGPSSVRVAAPAGLSVAVLLLPQGGPATLLQGRDGLYPLPVLSRDAALYTVASTVPLTFPPEALAGVRSDRDLGSVLEAATRDLPPRSYNVTTDDLTVRPFGQVQVYADPVGAGVRLDGRAVGNAPVVLDVPADTYRLTVVASGFVPEERTVRVQANGLTSVDVRLAPRPVTTGQLEVSSSVPAQVSVNGQPVGGTPASLTLDAGTYTVTVRAGTAADTVTVSVRAGATLRVRCTSAPGGLSCGL